GGGCTCTTTCGTGGGCCGCTCCCGCGGAAACCGCGGCGCTGATCTGCGCGGAAAAGATAAAGGGGCTTGCGATGCCGGAGATACTCGAGCTGGCAAAGCGGCTCAAAGAGGCCGGAAAAATAGAGGCGCTCACCTGGTCCCCGGACAGGCTGGCTGACGAGCTGGTTTCGGCCGCGGGAATCAGAGGTTCCCGCCGGCATTGATGACGGAGGGGCAACGAAAAAAGAATGGCAGCCTTTGATAAGATCGCGCTTGGCCAGTACATTCCGGCCAAGTCTCCCATACACGCTCTGGACCCGCGCGCGAAGATAATCCTGGTGATCTCCGCGATGGCCGCGGTCTTCATGACGCATACACTGACGGCCTTTATCCTGTGGGGAGCCCTGCTCCTCCTGATAGCGCGCCTTTCACGGATACCGCCGCGCGTAGTGGCGGCGTCGGCCAGACCCGTCCTTATACTGATAATATTTACCTCGCTGCTGCACCTTTTCCTCACTCCCGGCGACGAGATCGCCCGCTTCGGCAGGCTGACCGTCACGAAAGAGGGCGCCTTCCTCGCGCTGACAATGTCGATGCGCCTCGCCTGCCTTGTCATGTACGCTTCGCTGCTCACCTTCACGACTTCGCCGTCGCAGATCTCAGACGGGCTGGAGGGGCTGTTGTCGCCGCTGAAACGCGTCGGCGTGCCGGCCCACGAGATCGCGATGATGATAACGATCGCGCTGCGTTTCATACCGACGCTCTTCGAGGAGACCGGACGCATAATCAAGGCGCAAAAGTCGCGCGGCGCGGAGTTTGACGAAGGCAGCCTGATGAAACGCGCGAAGGCCTACATCCCGGTACTCATACCGCTATTTGTGATAATCTTTAAGCGTGCCGAGAGCCTTGCCGTGGCGATGGAAGCGCGCGGCTACTGCGGCGGCGCCGGGCGCACGCGTATGAAGCCCCTGCGCTGGCGGCCCTCGGACAGCGCCGCGCTGGCGGCGTTTATCCTCCTCTCCGCCGTTATCGTCTGCGGAGAAAAGGTCTTCCCGCTATGAACCGCTACGCGGCGGAAGTCAGCTATGACGGAGGAAAGTTCTTTGGCTGGCAGATACAGCCGGGGCTGTCCACGGTACAGCGATCGCTGGAAGAGGCGGTCTCCAAAATCAACGGCCGCCACACCCCCGTCGCCGGCGCGGGACGCACTGACGCCGGCGTGCACGCGAGGGCGCAGGTCTGTTCGTTCGATATGGAAAGGCCCTGGGAGCCGCGCCGCCTGCTGCTTGCGGTCAACGCGCATCTGCCGGAGGGCGTCAGCCTCATGCGGGCCGCCGCCGTCCCCGGTGATTTCCATGCCCGTTTCAGCGCCAGAGAGCGTGAATACCGCTACTTTATCTGGAACGCGAGCGCAATATATCCCCATATAAAGGGAAAGGCCTGCTGGATCAAGCCGCAGCGCTACGATTGGGCGCGCGCCGCCGAGGCGGCGAAGGAACTGCTCGGCCGCCACGATTTCAAAAACTTTTGCCGCCTTGAGGGAGGCGAACACAGCACCGTCAGAGAGATCACCCAAATACGCCTGATCGACAGGCGACCGCTTGTCATCCTGCGGATAAAAGGGAACGGCTTCCTGCACAACATGGTGCGGATAATACTGGGAAACCTGGAAATGGCGGCTCTCGGGCAGATAACTCCACGGCAGATAAAAGAGCTGCTCGATACGCGCGGGAGCACCAGATCCGACGGCGGCCGCACCTTTCCCGCCTGCGGCCTCTACCTGTGGCAGATATCGTATGACGAAAAACTATGGTGACAGGCAGGATGGCTTTCATGCGTTTGCTCCGCGCTCTGTGATAAAAGCCTCTTTGTATGGCCGCTTATATGGTAAAATAACTATTTGAGTTATATAGGAACGTTGCAAAAGAAGACCTCTGTATAGAGAGATAGGGAGGCTGGCAGGTTTGTGGAACAGAGATATAGGTATAGATCTGGGCACCGCCACGGTGCTGGTATTCGTTAAAGGCAAGGGGGTCGTCCTCCGCGAGCCGTCGGTCGTAGCGATGGACCAGAGCACGGGAAAGATACTTTCCGTCGGCGAGGACGCCAAAATAATGATCGGGAAGACCCCGGGCAACGTGGTGGCGATACGCCCGCTGCGCGACGGAGTCATCGCGGACTACACCATGACGGAGGTCATGCTCCGCGAATTCCTGAAAAAGACCACCTCCGGCATGGAGCGCATCGTGCGCCACCGCCTGATGATCGGCGTGCCGGCGGGAGCTACCGACGTGGAGCGCCGCGCCGTGCTTGAGGCCGCGCTTGAGGTGGGTGCTAAAGAGGCTTACCTGATAGAAGAGCCGATGGCCGCCGCGATCGGAGCCAATATGCCTGTCGGCGAGGCGGTCGGGAACATGGTCGTCGACATCGGCGGCGGCACGACGGATATCGCCATCGTCTCCCTCGGCGGTCTGGTCGTATTTGAATCGCTGCGGGTCGGAGGCGACAAGTTTGACGAGGCGATCGTCCGCTACATGCGCAAGCAGTATAATCTGGCTATCGGCGAACAGACGGCGGAAGACGTGAAAAAACAGATCGGCGCCTGCGATCCGACGAAGGCGTCTCCCGACAAGATAATGGACATTCGCGGACGCGACCTTGTCCAGGGACTGCCGCGCCAGGTCACGGTCAACAGCGTCGACGTCGCCAAAGCGATCGACGAACCGGTGAGCAGCATCATCGCCGGGATAAAGCGCGTCCTTGAAAAGACGCCTCCCGAGCTCTCCGCGGACGTAATGGACCGCGGGATAATCCTTACGGGCGGAGGCGCTTACCTGCGCGGCCTCGCCGAGCTGATCATGGAAGAGACGGAGATAAACGCCGTGGTCGCCGAATCGGCCGGCGAATGTGTCGCGCTGGGCACCGGCATCGCCCTGGAGTCGCTCGACAAACTCAAGGAGACCGGCGCGGTCTACCTCGCGACGAAGAAAGGTTTCAAAGGCAGATAACCCCATGCATTACTGGTGGGAGCGCGACGGCGTCCGCTTTGAGTGTACCGCCTGCGGCCGCTGCTGCGGCGGAGAGCCCGGCTCCATTTGGGTGACGCCCGCCGAGCGCGCGCGGATCGCCGGCGAGCTTGGGATAGACGAGATCGCCCTGCGAAAAGAATATCTGACGCGCCGCGAGGGAAGATGCAGTATAAAAGAGATGGAAAATTATGACTGCATTTTTCTTGAACGAAACTCGCGGCGCTGTAAGATTTACAAAGTACGCCCGCTCCAATGCCGCTTATTCCCCTTCTGGCCCTCAATATTAAAAGATAAAAAAGTTTGGAATTTTTACGCTAATAGATGTCCAGGCATGAACAACGGAAAATATTATTCTCCGGAAATAATCAAAAAATTCTTAAATTTGCCATCTGCGGAAATATTGTAGATATTAATACAAAAAATAAAGGCTCGTTGTTAGATAATTTTGGATATTATATTTTAAGGCGCGAGAAAAAAGACCTTAATTGTCCCTTGTATTCTGGAAATTCAAACTTGATTTTATTCCCCTGCGATTGTAAACTTATATAAGTTGGTAATATGTAAAATGAACTCATATTCCTAAGAAGTACAAAAACCGAGGAGGTTGTTCACATGCCGTCAAATTGCTCAGTAGCGCCGAAAGATGTATTCTCAACGATTGAAAAGCTCCTTCTTCGTGACGGGTTCGATATCGT
The window above is part of the Cloacibacillus evryensis DSM 19522 genome. Proteins encoded here:
- a CDS encoding energy-coupling factor transporter transmembrane component T family protein — its product is MAAFDKIALGQYIPAKSPIHALDPRAKIILVISAMAAVFMTHTLTAFILWGALLLLIARLSRIPPRVVAASARPVLILIIFTSLLHLFLTPGDEIARFGRLTVTKEGAFLALTMSMRLACLVMYASLLTFTTSPSQISDGLEGLLSPLKRVGVPAHEIAMMITIALRFIPTLFEETGRIIKAQKSRGAEFDEGSLMKRAKAYIPVLIPLFVIIFKRAESLAVAMEARGYCGGAGRTRMKPLRWRPSDSAALAAFILLSAVIVCGEKVFPL
- the truA gene encoding tRNA pseudouridine(38-40) synthase TruA, with product MNRYAAEVSYDGGKFFGWQIQPGLSTVQRSLEEAVSKINGRHTPVAGAGRTDAGVHARAQVCSFDMERPWEPRRLLLAVNAHLPEGVSLMRAAAVPGDFHARFSAREREYRYFIWNASAIYPHIKGKACWIKPQRYDWARAAEAAKELLGRHDFKNFCRLEGGEHSTVREITQIRLIDRRPLVILRIKGNGFLHNMVRIILGNLEMAALGQITPRQIKELLDTRGSTRSDGGRTFPACGLYLWQISYDEKLW
- a CDS encoding YkgJ family cysteine cluster protein yields the protein MHYWWERDGVRFECTACGRCCGGEPGSIWVTPAERARIAGELGIDEIALRKEYLTRREGRCSIKEMENYDCIFLERNSRRCKIYKVRPLQCRLFPFWPSILKDKKVWNFYANRCPGMNNGKYYSPEIIKKFLNLPSAEIL
- a CDS encoding rod shape-determining protein; this encodes MWNRDIGIDLGTATVLVFVKGKGVVLREPSVVAMDQSTGKILSVGEDAKIMIGKTPGNVVAIRPLRDGVIADYTMTEVMLREFLKKTTSGMERIVRHRLMIGVPAGATDVERRAVLEAALEVGAKEAYLIEEPMAAAIGANMPVGEAVGNMVVDIGGGTTDIAIVSLGGLVVFESLRVGGDKFDEAIVRYMRKQYNLAIGEQTAEDVKKQIGACDPTKASPDKIMDIRGRDLVQGLPRQVTVNSVDVAKAIDEPVSSIIAGIKRVLEKTPPELSADVMDRGIILTGGGAYLRGLAELIMEETEINAVVAESAGECVALGTGIALESLDKLKETGAVYLATKKGFKGR